The genomic interval TGACCCGTGTACTTCATCTGGTACAGGGACAACAACAACGTTGTCAACGTCAGGGTAACGCAACATACGTTGCTCAACAAATCTAGTTGATACTTTTCTAGCTGATTTCGTAATGTAGTCAACGTCTCTGCCGCACAAAATCATTTCCTTATTCTCAGTCATTTTACAAATATCGCTTGTCTTAAACCATCCTTTGTCTTGAATTGATTCTCCGTCAGCATTCACTTTTGAGCACCATGCAGCTCGCACACATAAATGACCTTCTTCGCCGATACCGacaattttgttattatcatccACAATTTTTACTTCCACATCCGGAAAAATTTGACCAATTATTCCAGGAACATAACTATCAACATTGGCTTTCGTGAAGCTCTTATGACCAATTATTAGAGTTTCAGCGGCGGCCATATGTTGATCGATTAATGCTGACCAAGATAAACCATGCTTCACATTATCTAAGGATGTTATGTCACCTGATATCATAACGAAATCCATCATATTTTCATCTTCTGGACAGAAATGTAAATCTGATGGAAGTAAGGCCATCTTTTTACATCCCTCTTTTGCCAAGATTCCTTTCAGTTTGGTGAAGTCTTTGGGGGCATTTAGGCTACACATATCTGCAGAGATATATTTCAGCCCAGTTGCTATAAATGAGAGAGGGTATGCACCACCAAAACCAAAATAGCGTTCATTGAAAAATGTATCGTTTTCAGTTAAATCAAGTTCTTTACAATAAACCTCTGAAGCATTAATGATATCAAAGCTGCTATGAGTAACCCGCTTAGGTTTTCCTGTTGTTCCAGATGTTTGAAGAATTATAGTGATATCTTCGGCCTCCATGCGAGGAAGAGTGATACTTATATCATTTTTTACCATTTCTACCAACTCATCATAACACAAACCTTTAATTGGTGATTTTGTTTTCGAAACATTAATGGCTAAACGTAGATTTGGAAAAGCTTCACTGACTACATTACCATTTTCGAAAATATCTGCTACCTTAAGTAATTTATAGTAAAATGTCGGGTCTGAGTCAAAAATTATTGCCACACAATCTTCTAGCATGGGTAAGAAATCAGCTTGTCCGGCCCAGAGTCTCACCGAACATCCTCCAGCCATCATAATACCACTGTCATATACCATCCACTCAACACAGTTTGATACACAGAGGGCAATTCGATCACCTTTCTTGATTCCTTTCTTGACAAGGGCTTTAGCAAACTGCTCTGTTCCATCATAGAGTTGTTTTCTGCCAAGGAAAATATACCAGAAAATGATAaacttaaaaaaaaggaaagaaaataaatatctacaTTAGAAATAACGacatgtattaaaatatatactccaAGCGTATTAAACGTTTCATCTATGAAATAATTCGGTAGTATAAAACAATATGCATCGAAtagttttcttaatatttttttaccaGTAAATTCTCCCCATTCTTTGGCGGACTTTGTGTGGATTTTAAAAAACTAATGGGAAGTCTCCCGATAGTTTTGCTATGAAGCATGTCCGAGAAACTGACAGTGTATTTCGGAGGGTTCGAGGGAAGTGGAGGAAGTGAAGAGGTGAAAAGCATGTTTGGTTTCATGTATGTGGGAGGGGTGAGCAGCAACCAAGGGTACGAGGAAGGCGTCAAGGTAATTGGAGACGATTTCATTGGGGCAGGCTCTTCCCCGTGTTGTCTCTTCTCGAAAAATGGACAGACTACCATACcccatttcttttatcttcttatcCACTTGACACGTAAACATACACCTACacgttcataaacacacataaccaAACACAGCGTCTTGtcgacacacatattcatacatatctactcttcgtacacatacacacccactcacgcacatatacgaacacacacacgcacacacactcacacaaattccCACACAGAGGCAGTCTCACATACTCCTTTTCTCCACTTTTCACACACttccatacgcacatacatacacacatatcaatatatatatatgtatatatataggctttcatacacatatgcacatatatatatattcatacgtatacatatgcgcgcatatatatatatatatatatatatatatataNNNNNNNNNNNNNNNNNNNNNNNNNNNNNNNNNNNNNNNNNNNNNNNNNNNNNNNNNNNNNNNNNNNNNNNNNNNNNNNNNNNNNNNNNNNNNNNNNNNNNNNNNNNNNNNNNNNNNNNNNNNNNNNNNNNNNNNNNNNNNNNNNNNNNatatatacatatatatatatatatatatatatatatatatatatacacattatcgTAGCCGTACAGCGAATGTGGCAACTACTATAAGCAGTTCCCCGAAGAATATTGggtttcatttctattttccttaAGTAAGATTAAAATTTGCAAAGTATCATTTTAAAGCATCAACTATAAAAACTATGATCCAATAAAAGACCCCAGccttaaatgcaataaaatatatgtaactcttGGCATCAAACAGCTCGCCCATATATTTGGAATAGGAAATAACCAATTCATTATCAAATAAACAATTTAGTCATAATAAAATGTGGTTTGGCCACGGCTTataagttatgtgtatatatgtgtgtgcgtgcgtgtgtcagaGTATGTCATGTGTAGTAACTTGTTTCATgagaataatcaaatatattttattatgtctaGATTGATTACTTAATTATAAACTAATTATTTCCCGTTCCAAGTATTTCATATGtgattatattaatatcaattaCAAAACCCCGACATCTTCACTTTTCGCCTGTCAACAGTAATCTTTATGCACATTCTCAATATTCTTCAATCAACTTAATCAATcttgcatatataagtacaagtTTCGCATTTAACATTCTTTTTCAAGTCTGCAAACATTATTTCTACAAACATTATGaaagttttttaaaaactttataaatTAACGGGGGTTCCTAATAGAAGTATCGAGATCAATCACAGTTGCTGAACACTGTGTAATTATAATGATTGTATATCGATCAGACATATTGTACCTCAATGCTGCTTACTCAGCGCTTAGGCTATGACAAACTTTTAACTAGAAATGACATTCACCACCGCTGCTTTGTGCAGAAACCCAATTTAATAaacgggaatatatatatataactaacaaACATTATGTAATTCAAATATGTTAATGATCAAAAGGAAACATAGTGACACTACACCTTGGAAATGAACGTCTCTAAATCTCATAAATCCCAATCTAAACTCACTAAGTCTTTCTATTAAGAATGGATAAATATTTGCGTCCAAAACTGATAGACAAAATATTAGCTCTTACCGTGTTATAGCTGTTCGTTGGAATTTTCTGTCATAGTAAACAATCGCCTCTTTGTTTGGGTTAGCTTTAGCGAATTGATATAATCTCCCGGGAATAGTGTCGTTGCTCATAGGACGATTACTGATTCTGTGATAATAACTCGCCATTTCATTCAATACTTGGTAATTCGTTGTTCAGATTATATTCGTCAGAAGCTACTGAAAAGAAGAAGGCAGTAAAATGTCATTAATAATTTAGTAAAAGAGACTGAGATAGTGAGAATGAGAAGGGGtcaaagggaaagagaaagagagagagagagagagagagagagagagagagagagagagagagtatggtgtgtgtgtgtgtgcgtgtgtgtgtatggagtgaAAGAAGCGGAGAGAACGAATGAGAAAGCTGGAGGAGGTAAAATGTAGCTTTTTGTCCTGTACAAATTAGCTGTTTCATAGAAATAAACTGAATCGATCTAGATCTATATTTGTGGTAAATTCTTGCGGAAATGTTCTCGATTAATGTAAGAGTAAAATTATTGACATAACGTAACCCAGTAGATAACTGCTCCGTATGTGgtataatttatttacaaaacatgCATTTTAAAGTAAAGCTGTGAACAGACAGAAATATACGGCGTTTTTGTTTACTCAGAAATTCTTCACAGCTATAGTCTTTACGCCTTAAAAGAGCAACATTTAAATCACTTATATTGTATTAACAATTTTAAAGTTAACCTTGCTGGCCTTGTTGACAATtcgcttgctttttttttttttagaacgaATGCGTGCAGACTAGTATACGAATATGAAAATCTTGATTCTAttattgtataaaatttattctgtttctatcggtaacaacaataataatataggcacaaggcctgaaattttgggggaatggattaaatcgattacatagaccctcGTGTtttattgatacttaatttatcgaccctaaaaggatgaaaggcaaagccgacttcggcaGAATTCGAAACGcagcgacaggcgaaatatcactaaaaatttagcccggcgtgctaacggctctgccagctcaccgacttaatggtgatgataataacagtaataataataacaacaagagcactgtAAGAGTGAAAAtatccgccaaggcaacaccaacgcccTCTCAGcgattagccagaaatgatttatgaatgagaatatgcgaaataaactcaactgctctcaaaaacgagaatactaaaaatgaacccgaccgctctcaaaaattaagtaaaaagaccgggaaaataatccagattcCTTGTCCGGtgctggattgatcccaaaaccTAACTAGTTTgagccagtcacgaggccaaacatccctgaaagtttcatccgaatccatacAGCGGTTCTTGagtatcttgtccacggacaaacaaacaaacaaacaaatacggctgaaaacaataatgataaacattATTTACTAACAATGTGACAAAG from Octopus bimaculoides isolate UCB-OBI-ISO-001 chromosome 5, ASM119413v2, whole genome shotgun sequence carries:
- the LOC128246975 gene encoding putative acyl-CoA synthetase YngI, whose amino-acid sequence is MASYYHRISNRPMSNDTIPGRLYQFAKANPNKEAIVYYDRKFQRTAITRKQLYDGTEQFAKALVKKGIKKGDRIALCVSNCVEWMVYDSGIMMAGGCSVRLWAGQADFLPMLEDCVAIIFDSDPTFYYKLLKVADIFENGNVVSEAFPNLRLAINVSKTKSPIKGLCYDELVEMVKNDISITLPRMEAEDITIILQTSGTTGKPKRVTHSSFDIINASEVYCKELDLTENDTFFNERYFGFGGAYPLSFIATGLKYISADMCSLNAPKDFTKLKGILAKEGCKKMALLPSDLHFCPEDENMMDFVMISGDITSLDNVKHGLSWSALIDQHMAAAETLIIGHKSFTKANVDSYVPGIIGQIFPDVEVKIVDDNNKIVGIGEEGHLCVRAAWCSKVNADGESIQDKGWFKTSDICKMTENKEMILCGRDVDYITKSARKVSTRFVEQRMLRYPDVDNVVVVPVPDEVHGSNICACLIMKHGKKMHEASMFQFCNENLPQPNNFDNISSTPDYFLEFDKFPKLGNGKVDRCSMKNLAIDRLIQKQGLNHPCLKSECKVAQ